The Helicoverpa armigera isolate CAAS_96S chromosome 5, ASM3070526v1, whole genome shotgun sequence sequence CCCAAGACTAACAACAAACTTGCGCAATAAACCGCCGAATATATTAAATTTCAGTTAGTAGGAGACAATTACTATAATGCGCTTTACAATACCTTGCACGTATAATTATTTAGAATAATCATCtgaaatttttcacaaaagTAATGAATGTCGAAATACTAAACttcaataagatttttcaaattaattaaattaatttcatacctGGCAACTTTGGGTTGAGAGTGAGATGTTCGTATTATCGTAATTCCTAAATTCTTCTGGGATTGTCTTAGTTTTGCATTATAATTTCTAGTTCACGTTGTTTTAAACCGTTCAAATCAATTGGATTATTAAAATGGATAAAAGGAAACTATCAACTGCGGGGGACAGCCTCTATCAAATATTACAAGTCCCGAAGACTGCTACACAAGACGATGTCAAGAAAAGCTATCGGAAATTAGCGTTAAAATACCATCCCGATAAAAATCCTAACAATCCGGAAGCCGCTGAGAAATTCAAAGAAGTGAATCGTGCACATACGATACTAAGTGATGCTACGAAACGGAATATATACGATAATTATGGATCCCTTGGGCTATACATTGCTGAGCAATTCGGGGAAGAGAACGTCAACGCCTATTTCGTAGTGACGAGCACTTGGTGCAAGGCGCTCTTTATCGTATGCGGGATTCTGACGGGATGCTACTTCTGCTGTTGCCTGTGTTGCTGTTGCAATTGCTGCTGCGGCAAGTGCAAGCCGCGTC is a genomic window containing:
- the LOC110384105 gene encoding dnaJ homolog subfamily C member 5 isoform X2 — protein: MDKRKLSTAGDSLYQILQVPKTATQDDVKKSYRKLALKYHPDKNPNNPEAAEKFKEVNRAHTILSDATKRNIYDNYGSLGLYIAEQFGEENVNAYFVVTSTWCKALFIVCGILTGCYFCCCLCCCCNCCCGKCKPRPPEESGDYHTLERDDSDGVQAVTVQPGGEGRPKGDQAPPIAMPAPPPSGASENTGLNTGSSIPKYT
- the LOC110384105 gene encoding dnaJ homolog subfamily C member 5 isoform X1, yielding MDKRKLSTAGDSLYQILQVPKTATQDDVKKSYRKLALKYHPDKNPNNPEAAEKFKEVNRAHTILSDATKRNIYDNYGSLGLYIAEQFGEENVNAYFVVTSTWCKALFIVCGILTGCYFCCCLCCCCNCCCGKCKPRPPEESGDYHTLERDDSDGVQAVTVQPGGEGRPKGDQAPPIAMPAPPPSGASENTGLNTDAQRPADRGVSAAPKPQLDST